The sequence below is a genomic window from Acidobacteriota bacterium.
CCGGGCCGGCGCGCCGCAGGGCCGGATCTTTCGACTTCTAGGAGAACTAGCGATGCATTCAACGGCACGAAACCCAACTCGACTCTTCTTTCTTTCTCTCGCCATGACCGGCGCCTTGGCGCTCTTCGGTGCCTGCTCGCCGGGCGCCGAAACCGCCGCGGAGGTCGACCTGGTCGCTGCCGCGCCGCAGGCCGCCGAGGTGATCACCGAAGAGGTGCTGAAGCCGCCCATCGCCTACCTGTCCGATGATGCCCTCCAGGGCCGCGGTCCGGGTTCCGAGGGCGATACGGCGACGCGCCAGTATCTGATCCAGCAGCTCGGAGCCATGGGCTATCAGCCGGGCGCTGCAGATGGCGGCTGGGAACAGCCCTTCGACATCCTGGGGATCACCACCACGGCGCCGGAGACCTGGAATTTCGTCGCCGGCAATCGTTCCTTGAGCCTCAACTTCTGGGACGACTTCATCGCCGGCTCCGGGGTGCAGGAAGCTGCCGTTGCGGTGGCCGACGCCGAGGTGGTGTTCGTCGGCTACGGCATCGAGGCGCCGGAGTACGGTTGGGACGACTACAAGGGCGCCGACCTCACCGGCAAGGTCCTGCTGATGCTCAACAACGATCCGGATTGGGATCCGGCCCTCTTCGAGGGCAACCGGCGCCTCTACTATGGCCGCTGGACCTACAAGTACGAGAGCGCCGCCGCCCAGGGCGCCGCCGGGGCGATCATCATCCATACGACGCCCTCGGCGGGCTATCCCTTCCAGGTGGTGCAGACCTCCTGGACTGGACCACAGTTTGAGCTGCCGGCCGGCGACGAGGCGCGGGTGCAGGTGGCCGCCTGGGTTTCCGAGGATGCCGCCGAGCGGCTGGTGTCCTTCGCCGGGGAGAATCTGGCGGAGTTGACGGAGCGGGCGCGCAGCCGTGAGTTCGAGCCGGTGCCGCTGGCAGTGACCACCTCCATCGAGTTGACCAACGAGCTGGAGAGCACCCAGACCGCCAACGTGCTCGCCGTTCTGCCGGGGCGGGACCCGGAACTGGCCGACGAGGCGCTGGTCTTCTCCGCCCATCATGACCACCTGGGGGTCGGCAAGGCCGATGCCGAAGGCGACACCGTCTACAACGGCGCCTTCGACAACGCCTCCGGCTGCAGTCAGCTCTTGGCTATCGCCCGGGCCTTCCGGGAGCTGCCCGAGGCGCCGCGTCGCTCGCTGCTCTTTGCCTTCGTGGCGGCGGAGGAGCAGGGCCTTCTCGGTTCCGCATTCTTCGCCCGCAATCCCACCTTCCCGCCGGGGAAGATCGCCGCCAACATCAACTACGACGGCGCCAATATCTGGGGCCGCACCCGCGACATTGGATTCATCGGTTACGGAAAGTCGTCCTTGGACGAAGTGGTTGAGAAGTATGCCGGCGAGCAGGGGCGGGTGGTGAAGGCGGACCAGTTCCCGGATCGCGGCTTCTTCTACCGTTCGGACCAGTTCAATTTCGCCAAGATCGGCGTGCCGGCCATCTACTTCGACAGCGGCACCGAGTTCATCGGCCAGCCGGAGGGCTGGGGCGAAGAGCAGATCAAGGCCTGGGAGAGCGTGCAGTACCACCAGCCGAGCGACGAGCTGGAAGACGACTGGAACTTCGAGGGGATGATCGAAGACGCCCGCCTGGGTTTCCGGGCGGCGGTGGAGATTGCCGAGGCGAACCGAATGCCCACCTGGAATCCCGGCGACGAGTTCGAGGCGGCGCGCCTGGCGGCGCTTGAGAATGCGTCTTCGGCGGAGGGGTCGGAGTAGTCGAAGCTGGCCGGAGAAGGCGATTCGCTGGACCCTCGCCACCGGATCGAGTCCTGGCGCGAAGGCTGCAACGCAAGGCTCCCTCGGCTACCGGACGCCGAGGGAGTTTGCCCGGGAGGCAGGGGCGCCAGCCGACCGAATCGGCCTGCGCTTCGCCGGTCCCATCTCGCCGGTCAGCCGCCGAACCTGTAGGCCAGGCATGAACTTTTGCTCTTTTTGCTCTTGAACAACCGGCTGGCAGCTTCCCTTGGCGCCGCCTCCAAGGCCATTCCCAGGACCGATTTCTCGGCGATGAATCGCTGAGCGACGAACCTGCCCGCGCTGGCTAGTCCTCCAACCGCGGCTCCTTTCCGCGCAAAAAAGACGGCGAACGACTTCGCCTCAGAACTGATGCGCGCCAATCTGCAGGAAAATTGTGACCACCACAGTCCTGCAGGTACTGTTCACGCGATGCCATTGGAGGAGATCGTGGAAACGTTGGCCCCTCGCCTGTTGCGCTACTGTCTGGCTCGGACCGGTGATGCGGGCCTCGCCGAAGAGGCAGCCCAAGATGCGTTGACCGCCCTCGTGCGGCGCTGGCGGCGGTATGGGCCGCCGGACAATGCCGACGGCTTCGCCTTCGCCATCGCCCGGCGTAGAGCGCTGCGGGCTCTAGTACGGCGGCGCCTCCTCGCACCGCTCGACGCCCTCGGCATGGCCCACAAATGCCAGCATCCCGGCAGCAACACAGAGCGCGCCATCGAGCAGCGCGACGAGCTGCAGCGAACCCTGGCGGCACTCTCCCACCTCGGCCACCGCGACCGGGAGTCCATTCTGCTCGCCGCTGTCGGCGAACTCGATACCGCCGCCGCTGCCGAGGCCCTGGGAATCAGCTCCTCTGCCTTCAAGATGCGCCTCCATCGCGCACGCCAACGACTCGATACCTTGTTGGAGACCGACCGATGAATCCTGAGCCCGCGCAACGAACCTCCAGCGACGAGCGGCTTCGCGCCGCCTTCGAGCCCGATCCGGACAGCGCCGTTCGCATCGTCCGCAGTGCCCTCGCCGAACCGACCCACCGTCTCCCGATATGGCGTTGGTCCGCCGCCGCCGCTCTGACGCTCTTGCTCGCCGCGTTGCTGAACCACACCTTCGCGCCGCGGCAGGACCCTCTTCCATCGGGCACCCAGGTCCTGCACTCCGACGCGCCGCGACGATTGACCATCAGCAACGCTAGCGGAGTCATGACGGTGACCTCACCGTCCGGCTCCACCACCATCCTTCTTCCCTCGGGAGTCTCGCGATGAACCGTTCGATCCTGTGCATAGCCCTCGCCGTACTCCTCATCGTCCCGGCCGCGGTCGGTGCCCACCAGATCGATGAGGGAGAGCCGATCAGCCTGTCGTTTCGCGACGCGGATCTGGCGATGACAATCGCTGCCTTCGCGCAAATCGCTGGCGCCACCGTCGACGCGGACGGCCCTCTCGAAGGCACCGTCACCGTCGAGCTCAAGGAAGTAACCTGGCGCCAGGCGTTGGCTACCATTTGCCGACTGAATGGGCTCGGGTGCACCGTCGAGGACCATCCGACACCGACGATCCGCATTGTCACCCGCACGCCCGGCGGCGCCGTCTCGGCCACCGACTGCACTCCGAGTCAACCTCCTGCCGATGCCGCAGAGATCAGCATCTCGCTAAAGGGCGCCGATTTATTCCAAACGCTGCGCAGTTTCGGTCGGCTCTCGAACCTAAGCGTGGTGATCCACCCGGGCGTCCGCGGCGCGGTCACCTTCGACGCCGAGAACCAACCCTGGACCGAAGTGGCAGAAGAGATCTGCCGGCTCGTGGGCTGCCGCATCCAGTGGTGCGACACGGAGCTGGAGGTTTTCGCCCAACCGCCGGCGAGCGCCTCCACTGAGGAGGAGTTGCGAACCTTCGACGTGCCCCGCGGCTCTCTGGCGGCCAAGCCGCTGGCAGGAACGCCATCGCGATGGATCCGCGCGCAGCTGACCACCACTGCGGGCGAGACCGCTGAAAGTGTTCTTCGCTTCACCTGGAACCAGCCGGTCTACACTCTCACGGTTGCTGACGGATGGTCAGTCGTATTGAGTTGGTTGCCGCTAAGCCAAAACCTTCACACTGGAGTGGCGACACTCGTACACTGTGTCAACGGTGTCCCGCACAGCCTCGACACCCGTTTGGTTCCGCTGCCACTCGCCGACGACTGGCGGTGGCAGGTCGCCGGAACAACGCTCGAGCTTGTGGATTCCCCGGACCCTCAAGTCGACGCTCCAGGAAGCCACCCTGCACCACTTTGCCTAGGTCCTGCCGGAGGCCGGATCGATGCGTGGCTCGAGGCTGCCGGCGGCGGCTCAAAGCTCACCTTGAACACGACCCCCGGTCGCTATCTCCTGATCACGCCTCACAGCAGCGAGCGCCCCACCCTGGGGGCGACCGCCTTTGTCGTCATCGGTGCTTCGGCGATCGACGGGCTCGAGCTGTTGCGGATCGATAGCCGCGATGGCCAGGTGTTCGATCGACGGGTCCTCTTGCAAGCGGGCGAAACTCAGACGCTCGAGATCGACCCGTCCATCGCCGAGGGCAGCCGCCTTGAGCTGCGCTGGACACCGAGCGCTCTCGTCCGCTGAGCCAGCCAGCACTGCTAGCTCTCGGCAGATCCGCCCTCGGTAGGCCGTAGGTGCGGATGGTGCCGGCTGGGTGCTCGACTTTCCGGGTTGACCAAGAATGCCGGCCAGGCCGCCTCATCCCTCTACCGCCCCCACAAATACGACAGCTTGAAGATGAGCTGCCGCTCCCTCTCCCGTGGATCGCCGAGGGAGGGAGCATCCCAGGTTTCGTTGTACACCACGAACAGGTCCGAGCCGGGCCGGTAGGTCCAGCGCAGGCGCAGGTTGACGCCCAGGAGTTCGGCGGCATCGCTGTACTGGACGAGGCCGTTCAAGGATAGGTCCGGGGTGAAGGCGAGGGCCGCCCGTTGGCGCAGAAGGGTGGTGGAGAAGTCTCCGGCGGGCAGCTCGATGTCGTTGTAGAAGTAGCTCGTCTCGGTGCGGAAGAAGCGGTTCGGGCGCCAGCGGACGGTGCCCTCGATGCCGGTGCGGTCGCCGTCAAAAAACTCTCCCACTCGAACCGCCACGAAGCCGGACAGGGGGAGGCTGCTGTTGGTGTCCCAAACGCCCCGGACGGCCTCGAATTCATAGCGGCCGGCCGGGATGATCACCCCGTCGCTGATCTCGAAGGGTTGGTCGAGGTCTTCGACCTCGTGTCCGGCAAAGAAGAACACCTCGTTGGCATTCTCCAACTCAATGCCGAACAGCAGGAACTCCAGCTCCAGGCTCTCCAAGCTGTCGTC
It includes:
- a CDS encoding M28 family peptidase translates to MHSTARNPTRLFFLSLAMTGALALFGACSPGAETAAEVDLVAAAPQAAEVITEEVLKPPIAYLSDDALQGRGPGSEGDTATRQYLIQQLGAMGYQPGAADGGWEQPFDILGITTTAPETWNFVAGNRSLSLNFWDDFIAGSGVQEAAVAVADAEVVFVGYGIEAPEYGWDDYKGADLTGKVLLMLNNDPDWDPALFEGNRRLYYGRWTYKYESAAAQGAAGAIIIHTTPSAGYPFQVVQTSWTGPQFELPAGDEARVQVAAWVSEDAAERLVSFAGENLAELTERARSREFEPVPLAVTTSIELTNELESTQTANVLAVLPGRDPELADEALVFSAHHDHLGVGKADAEGDTVYNGAFDNASGCSQLLAIARAFRELPEAPRRSLLFAFVAAEEQGLLGSAFFARNPTFPPGKIAANINYDGANIWGRTRDIGFIGYGKSSLDEVVEKYAGEQGRVVKADQFPDRGFFYRSDQFNFAKIGVPAIYFDSGTEFIGQPEGWGEEQIKAWESVQYHQPSDELEDDWNFEGMIEDARLGFRAAVEIAEANRMPTWNPGDEFEAARLAALENASSAEGSE
- a CDS encoding sigma-70 family RNA polymerase sigma factor; its protein translation is METLAPRLLRYCLARTGDAGLAEEAAQDALTALVRRWRRYGPPDNADGFAFAIARRRALRALVRRRLLAPLDALGMAHKCQHPGSNTERAIEQRDELQRTLAALSHLGHRDRESILLAAVGELDTAAAAEALGISSSAFKMRLHRARQRLDTLLETDR